A genomic window from Fusarium falciforme chromosome 2, complete sequence includes:
- a CDS encoding MOSC domain-containing protein: MSAAADSGPFVPNLQGPLDAAAGSSTIVRRLGDMATALPGFGTSMEATKGLLSSLDAVSLILLAVTLVAFLIPIFILFPPVPVDRSDVLNQTHSRVGVAPGDSNLRRQFSEEHRAREGHPPRVQGLYIYPVKSCRGIELERSRVLPTGLEHDRLYTFAYLKPPRAGKEDSPFWEFVTLRQLPLLANVKVDLWVPDSNKASRQLGKVDGAFLVVRFPWMDGGLRGLVQLASAKISHGFQAVPEKEFLLPISFPDIEEIKTRGYSFADVKIWNEVTTALNMDKELPAELARYLGAKHQLGIFRMDPSQQREVFRCAQPKEALGYQPVVDFHDAYPLHMLSLSSMQALDKNVVKDETMKQLDARRFRANIIIAGNEEYDEDNWKVIHLKHATTGQECHFDVACRTVRCKLPNVDPDTGIRHKAEPDRALRKFRDVDEGAPKMGCMGMQMCPMFPGAAQPEQFQSFIEVGMDIDVVQRGHHVYICQ; this comes from the exons ATGTCCGCAGCAGCCGACTCGGGGCCCTTTGTCCCCAACCTACAGGGCCCTCTGGACGCTGCAGCCGGCAGTTCAACCATCGTGCGGCGCCTGGGCGACATGGCGACGGCGCTGCCGGGCTTTGGCACCAGCATGGAGGCGACAAAGGGGCTGCTGTCTAGCCTCGACGCAGTCTCGCTCATTCTCCTTGCCGTAACCCTCGTCGCCTTCCTCAtccccatcttcatcctcttcccgCCCGTCCCCGTGGACCGCAGCGATGTCCTCAACCAGACCCACTCCCGGGTCGGCGTGGCTCCGGGTGACAGTAACCTCCGCCGCCAGTTCTCCGAGGAGCACCGGGCCCGGGAGGGGCATCCGCCGCGGGTCCAGGGCTTGTACATCTATCCCGTCAAGTCGTGCCGCGGAATTGAGCTTGAGAGGAGCAGGGTGCTACCTACGGGCCTGGAACATGATAGACTGTACACGTTTGCTTACCTGAAGCCTCCCCGGGCTGGCAAGGAGGACAGTCCTTTCTGGGAGTTTGTGACCCTTCGACAGCTGCCCCTGCTCGCCAACGTCAAAGTCGACCTCTGGGTTCCCGACTCGAATAAGGCGAGCCGCCAGCTGGGAAAGGTAGATGGCGCCTTTCTGGTGGTGAGGTTCCCCTGGATGGACGGAGGGCTGCGCGGCTTGGTGCAGCTGGCCTCGGCCAAGATCAGTCACGGGTTCCAGGCCGTGCCTGAGAAGGAATTCCTGCTACCCATCTCGTTCCCGGACatcgaggagatcaagaccCGGGGCTACTCCTTTGCCGACGTCAAAATCTGGAACGAGGTCACCACGGCTCTCAACATGGACAAGGAGCTTCCTGCCGAACTGGCTCGCTACCTGGGAGCAAAGCACCAACTAGGCATCTTCAGGATGGACCCTTCACAGCAGAGAGAGGTGTTTCGGTGTGCCCAGCCTAAGGAAGCCCTGGGCTACCAACCCGTTGTCGACTTTCACGATGCT TACCCCCTCCACATGCTTAGCCTGAGTAGCATGCAAGCGCTAGACAAGAACGTTGTCAAGGACGAGACCATGAAGCAGCTCGACGCCCGACGGTTCCGGGCAAACATTATCA TCGCCGGAAACGAAGAGTATGACGAAGACAACTGGAAGGTTATTCACCTCAAGCACGCCACCACCGGCCAAGAGTGCCACTTTGACGTGGCCTGTCGAACTGTCCG ATGCAAACTGCCCAACGTCGATCCCGATACTGGCATCCGGCACAAGGCTGAGCCGGATCGGGCGCTGAGGAAGTTTCGTGACGTCGATGAGGGAGCTCCCAAGATGGGATGTATGGGGATGCAAATGTGCCCCATGTTTCCCGGGGCTGCGCAGCCTGAGCAGTTCCAATCATTCATCGAGGTGGGCATGGATATCGACGTCGTCCAGCGTGGTCACCACGTATACATCTGCCAATAG
- a CDS encoding Structural maintenance of chromosomes protein: MRVIEVIIDGFKSYAVRTVISGWDESFNSITGLNGSGKSNILDAICFVLGITNMSTVRAQNLQDLIYKRGQAGVTKASVTIVFDNRETKKSPIGFEEYATISVTRQIVLGGTSKYLINGHRAQQQTVQNLFQSVQLNINNPNFLIMQGRITKVLNMKAVEILAMIEEAAGTRMFEDRRDKALKTMAKKEMKLGELRELLKDEIEPKLEKLRTEKRAFLDFQQTQNDLERLTRVVVAYDYVRCQEKLRQSAADLEGKKQRQRDLEDSAARLRSEISHLEEDVKKVRSQRDKELRKGGKAQALEEAAKKHSNELVRLATVLDLKKSSLAEEKEKKEAMEKAVAELEATLQEKTLAFDNAKATYDAAKNDLEQQNKDAESKEELLQTLQTGVASKDGQENGYQGQLQDAKNRATAAATEQEQAKIKISHLEKRIKEEEPRARKAKEQNADLLRDLDGLKVQAQKLEKELGRLGFEPGQEEQMYKQESELQQTVRNLRQESDTLKRRVANTEFNYADPVPNFDRSKVKGLVAQLFTLDKQHTQAGTALEICAGGRLYNVVVDTEVTGTQLLQRGKLRKRVTIIPLNKIAAFKASAQTIATAQKIAPGKVDLALTLVGYDEEVSAAMEYVFGNTLICADADTAKRVTFDPNVRMRSITLEGDAYDPSGTLSGGSSPNSSGVLVLLQKLNSLTRQLSEAEHSLKELQRRISSEKAKLDQARRIKQDLDLKTHEIKLAEEQIGGNSSSSIIQEVENMKSVIAELKESITEAKARQAKASTDVKTIEKDMKDFDNNKDAKLVELQKALDKLRAGLGKNAAAVKTLQKELQNAQLDAEQAGFDLSAAREQLQEVDVGISAQQKDIEDLVKQKAQVTETHDTVQAELDDERAKLHLFDDELRALEDATRSKNARIAEEGLEMQKLGHQVEKFHKEQEGAAESVAHLEEEYEWIHDEKDNFGRSGTPYDFRNQNIGECKSTLRNLTERFQGMKKKINPKVMNMIDSVEKKEVSLKHMIKTVIRDKRKIEETIVSLDDYKKKALQETWEKVNGDFGNIFSELLPGGSFAKLDPPEGKTISDGLEVKVCLGKVWKQSLTELSGGQRSLVALSLIMALLQFKPAPMYILDEVDAALDLSHTQNIGRLIKTRFKGSQFIVVSLKDGMFQNANRIFRTRFSEGTSMVQALTPADMK; the protein is encoded by the exons ATGAGGGTTATTGAAGTGATTATCGAC GGCTTCAAGTCGTACGCAGTGCGTACGGTCATTTCGGGATG GGATGAGAGCTTCAACTCCATCACTGGCCTTAACGGCAGTGGAAAATCGAATATCCTCGATGCCATTTGCTTTGTTCTCGGAATTACCAACATGTCTACTGTTCGAGCGCAAAACCTACAG GACTTGATTTACAAGCGCGGTCAAGCCGGTGTTACAAAAGCCAGCGTCACAATCGTTTTCGACAACCGAGAAACCAAAAAGTCGCCGATTGGATTCGAAGAATATGCCACAATCAGTGTGACTCGCCAGATCGTCCTCGGAGGAACCTCCAAGTACCTCATCAACGGTCACCGAGCGCAACAGCAAACGGTGCAGAATCTTTTCCAATCCGTTCAGCTTAATATCAACAACCCCAACTTCCTCATCATGCAGGGACGTATCACAAAGGTCCTCAACATGAAGGCTGTGGAAATCCTAGCCATGATTGAGGAAGCTGCGGGAACAAGGATGTTCGAGGACCGCCGAGACAAGGCCTTGAAAACAATGGCgaagaaggagatgaagtTGGGGGAGCTTCGAGAGCTTTTGAAGGACGAGATCGAGCCCAAGCTCGAGAAACTACGAACCGAGAAGCGAGCCTTCCTCGACTTTCAACAGACACAAAACGACCTCGAGCGGCTGACCAGAGTGGTTGTTGCATACGACTATGTCAGATGCCAAGAGAAGCTGAGACAATCAGCAGCAGATCTTGAGGGAAAGAAGCAAAGGCAGCGTGATTTGGAGGACTCGGCAGCTCGCTTGCGAAGCGAAATCTCCCATCTCGAGGAAGATGTCAAGAAGGTGCGCTCTCAGAGAGACAAGGAACTTCGAAAGGGCGGCAAGGCCCAAGCactggaggaggctgccaagaagcatTCAAATGAACTTGTGCGGCTGGCCACTGTTCTCGACCTGAAGAAATCCAGTTTagcagaggagaaggagaagaaggaggcgatGGAAAAGGCTGTTGCCGAGTTAGAGGCCACCCTGCAAGAAAAGACGTTGGCATTCGACAACGCCAAAGCCACATACGATGCTGCAAAGAACGACCTTGAGCAGCAGAATAAGGATGCAGAGTCCAAAGAAGAGCTTCTTCAGACATTACAAACCGGTGTCGCTTCCAAGGACGGCCAGGAGAATGGTTATCAAGGTCAGCTCCAGGACGCCAAGAACCGTgccacagcagcagcgacagaacaagagcaagccaagatcaagataTCGCATCTGGAGAAACGCatcaaggaagaggagcccCGAGCAAGGAAGGCGAAGGAGCAGAATGCTGATCTTTTGCGAGACCTTGACGGGCTGAAGGTCCAGGCACAaaagctcgagaaggagctcgGCCGTCTGGGCTTTGAGCCAGGCCAGGAAGAGCAAATGTACAAGCAAGAATCCGAGCTGCAGCAAACGGTCAGAAACCTCAGACAAGAGTCGGACACGCTGAAGCGCCGGGTTGCCAACACCGAGTTCAACTACGCGGATCCTGTGCCCAACTTTGACCggtccaaggtcaagggatTGGTAGCGCAGCTCTTCACGCTGGATAAGCAGCACACACAAGCCGGTACTGCTTTGGAGATATGTGCTGGAGGTCGCCTCTAcaacgtcgtcgtcgatacCGAGGTGACGGGTACGCAACTACTACAGAGAGGAAAGCTGAGGAAGCGAGTGACCATCATTCCACTCAACAAGATTGCTGCCTTCAAGGCATCAGCTCAAACCATCGCTACAGCTCAAAAAATTGCTCCAGGCAAGGTCGATCTGGCTTTGACTCTAGTCGGATACGACGAGGAGGTCTCAGCGGCGATGGAATACGTATTCGGCAACACCTTGATCTGTGCCGATGCAGACACGGCCAAGAGAGTCACCTTTGATCCCAACGTACGCATGAGGAGTATCACTCTCGAGGGTGATGCTTATGATCCCTCGGGTACCTTGTCTGGTGGAAGTTCACCCAACTCAAGTGGCGTTCTAGTTCTTCTGCAGAAGCTCAACAGCCTAACCCGCCAGCTGAGCGAGGCTGAACACTCGTTGAAGGAGCTTCAGCGCAGAATTTCCtccgagaaggccaagcttgACCAAGCCCGCAGGATTAAGCAAGACCTAGACTTGAAGACTCACGAGATCAAGCTTGCTGAGGAGCAGATCGGCGGTaactcttcctcatccatcatccaggaGGTCGAGAACATGAAGTCAGTGATCGCAGAGCTGAAAGAGAGTATCactgaggccaaggcccggCAAGCAAAGGCTAGCACCGATGTCAAGACCATCGAAAAGGATATGAAGGATTtcgacaacaacaaggaTGCCAAGCTCGTCGAGCTCCAGAAGGCTCTTGATAAGCTACGAGCCGGTCTCGGCAAGAATGCTGCTGCAGTCAAGACTCTCCAGAAGGAGCTTCAAAACGCTCAGCTTGATGCTGAGCAAGCGGGTTTCGATCTGTCTGCTGCTCGAGAGCAGCTACAAGAAGTCGATGTCGGTATCAGTGCGCAGCAAAAGGATATCGAGGATCTCGTCAAGCAAAAGGCTCAAGTTACCGAGACACACGACACTGTTCAGGCTGAGCTTGACGATGAGCGTGCCAAGCTACATCTATTTGACGATGAGCTTCGAGCGTTGGAGGATGCCACCCGGTCCAAGAACGCACGCATCGCCGAAGAGGGCCTCGAGATGCAAAAACTCGGCCACCAGGTAGAGAAGTTCCACAAGGAGCAGGAGGGAGCAGCTGAGAGCGTGGCCCATCTCGAAGAGGAATACGAATGGATCCACGATGAGAAGGACAATTTTGGCCGCAGTGGAACTCCTTATGATTTCCGTAACCAGAACATCGGGGAGTGCAAGTCGACGCTGCGCAACCTGACAGAGCGGTTCCAGggcatgaagaagaagatcaaccCCAAGGTCATGAACATGATTGACAgcgttgagaagaaggaggtgtCACTCAAGCACATGATCAAGACGGTCATCAGGGACAAGCGCAAGATCGAGGAGACGATTGTCAGCCTGGACGactacaagaagaaggcccttCAGGAGACGTGGGAGAAGGTCAACGGAGACTTTGGCAACATCTTCTCGGAGCTGCTTCCTGGTGGCAGCTTTGCCAAGCTTGATCCGCCCGAGGGCAAGACTATCAGTGATGGCTTGGAGGTCAAGGTCTGCCTCGGAAAGGTGTGGAAGCAAAGCTTGACCGAGCTGAGTGGTGGTCAAAG GTCTCTCGttgctctctctctcatcatggctctGCTCCAGTTCAAGCCTGCGCCCATGTACATTCTCGACGAGGTTGACGCAGCACTGGATCTCTCGCACACGCAGAACATTGGCCGTCTAATCAAGACGCGGTTCAAGGGCTCGCAGTTCATCGTCGTCAGTCTCAAGGACGGCATGTTCCAGAATGCGAACCGCATCTTCCGGACGCGCTTCAGCGAGGGCACCAGTATGGTGCAGGCTCTCACGCCGGCAGATATGAAGTAA
- a CDS encoding INCENP-ARK-bind domain-containing protein — MAAMRGPRIPTGSAAWVADERASALQIVDVEVDEFTYAAHNEFSWLNEHMAGIFSENETNIAETFKTPGKLRGKTPRTVRKLNPTEPRVPLSDVFGGTPSSSANRLAHHLRAHTPQLQKESSIPPPSPSPRRHAPSPPKPTLPSPEKTFRIAQEDQTVNHVEHVSSDNHIDEPVEQEKEPAPTAKSQPMTQDSGYYGSQDINSTTVDPFAQEDTSMIDPTTIDEPVTVPVESSPLHSIVHGEPTVTSPAKTQQTTTEPQEPEEASPDDARSQSDGSSPMRPGFRKSSLNFPSLPAREPLTAGKSGGPRASRTSHLDFKRTSYLGRHTGGKSLGNYARQDASDEEDHDDMDVDDIPTVPAQQRDNAEDLAVHHNKTYTQMLQDRINVLGKSQPNGSRPSKSIHSLTNSQPAPASQSVLEPKSPSPKKLETATTPGAFPEDDDDDWIDPPAAEPASETASASRPTLSKSHSADVMEGIHGKETVGSLDLDIEERAKTQSPTRAAATLQRPNILGHGKSVSVPAVPLVGSLEQQDGSPLKKTVSVSNPSVMMATVAESSVSQTPTKSPSRRFRDSPLKQVKNKLSSVLTMSKGLLISSAAASAEGKSSILSPSTTRLGLYPNLSSEAALRKPSADSLRNGSPVAERQASPSRPVAKRTRASTEREKEDKRREKEAKFQAEQMDKLEKEREKEREKVRVFSKEQERIAIMEKQLAAKKENEPPATKTTPKATRSSPRKAKPYETEAKATDHDVDMVDAPTMVPPPSASRSVGPGQPLRNKELRRPMKPGKETLAKTKQAPTVIRVNTGSQHSQFHPASSSMSASFQDHGASTNSQPKQQLASKASKASLQTKPSVSALNASVGSTGRPRALDLAAKKKEQDDREAQRRRDAKAEMDRKRAAAKEEKKKQEQLQRQAEEQRKREQADAKKNAQRQAAIEKAKKTPAPPPAVRTQPNGPPDYSIGLDKSSSVQRGDGPPRPPSRMNSGIHRSQEDIGRPVNAVLSTASKSKRPLGQDANEDGPARHAPSRGPQYQAKDAKRRRTSDEFADELDFDHPPNIKGPPLRPSSTLKKDMQTKNMMSGYVSQNTVQTLFKTGVAQHPGQAKGGNPLDMAQIHKGAIPFAPNPNPAGPSYKTPARLGGVNGVKSVAKSAQRSSPRFQNPEAIELPEIQTDDEDEDDDDGHALTAAAWADSPDLRRALMRQEVMDPSQVFGSTAALNMEEVFNQSKERFHKFRARTSSANWSGPDRLTEDDIRKDLAARDKLRREGGWSYELSRDMM; from the exons ATGGCGGCTATGCGAGGACCGCGCATCCCAACTGGTTCTGCGGCGTGGGTCGCCGACGAGCGCGCTTCTGCCCTCCAGATTGTTGATGTCGAGGTCGACGAGTTCACGTACGCTGCTCACAATGAGTTCTCGTGGCTCAATGAGCACATGGCTGGTATCTTCAGCGAGAATGAAAC CAATATCGCAGAGACCTTCAAGACACCTGGTAAACTACGTGGCAAGACGCCTCGAACCGTGCGCAAGTTGAATCCCACAGAGCCCAGAGTC CCCTTGTCGGATGTTTTCGGTGGCACACCTAGCAGTTCAGCCAACCGCTTGGCCCATCACCTCAGAGCTCACACACCTCAGCTCCAGAAGGAGTCTTcgattcctcctccttccccCTCGCCTCGGCGTCACGCGCCCTCACCACCGAAGCCGACATTGCCGTCTCCGGAAAAGACGTTCCGGATCGCCCAGGAGGACCAGACCGTGAATCACGTCGAGCACGTTTCCTCGGACAACCATATCGACGAGCCCGTCGAGCAGGAGAAAGAGCCCGCTCCAACAGCCAAGTCACAGCCTATGACGCAGGATTCTGGCTATTATGGAAGCCAGGACATCAACTCTACAACTGTTGATCCTTTCGCCCAAGAAGATACCTCCATGATTGACCCCACAACAATCGACGAACCTGTCACTGTTCCCGTCGAGTCGAGCCCTCTACATTCTATTGTTCATGGTGAACCCACGGTTACATCACCAGCCAAGACACAGCAGACAACAACCGAGCCCCAGGAGCCTGAAGAGGCATCCCCTGACGACGCCCGCTCCCAATCCGACGGTTCCAGCCCGATGCGCCCAGGCTTCCGCAAGAGCAGCCTCAACTTCCCATCTCTTCCGGCTCGAGAACCTCTGACAGCAGGAAAGAGTGGTGGCCCTCGAGCGTCTCGGACCAGCCATCTCGACTTTAAGAGGACCAGTTACCTCGGCAGGCATACGGGAGGAAAGAGTCTAGGTAACTACGCAAGACAAGATGCCTCGGACGAAGAGGATCACGACGACATGGATGTGGACGATATTCCTACGGTACCAGCTCAACAGCGGGACAATGCCGAAGACCTTGCCGTTCACCACAACAAGACATATACCCAGATGCTACAGGATCGGATAAACGTGCTTGGAAAATCCCAGCCCAACGGTAGCCGACCATCGAAATCGATTCACAGCCTGACAAACTCCCAGCCCGCCCCTGCGTCCCAATCTGTCCTAGAGCCGAAATCACCATCACCTAAGAAGCTTGAAACTGCAACAACTCCTGGTGCTTTccccgaggacgacgatgatgactggATTGACCCTCCAGCTGCTGAGCCAGCCAGTGAAACAGCGTCTGCTTCAAGGCCTACGCTTTCAAAGAGCCATTCTGCCGACGTGATGGAGGGAATTCATGGAAAGGAGACTGTTGGGTCTCTGGACCTGGACATCGAGGAACGAGCAAAGACGCAATCGCCTACTCGAGCCGCAGCAACCCTTCAGCGACCCAACATTCTTGGGCATGGAAAATCTGTATCTGTGCCTGCTGTTCCACTTGTTGGCTCGCTGGAGCAGCAAGATGGTAGTCCTCTTAAGAAGACGGTCTCAGTCTCGAACCCTTCTGTCATGATGGCGACTGTGGCCGAGTCTAGTGTTTCTCAGACTCCCACCAAATCGCCCTCACGGCGCTTCCGCGACAGCCCCTTGAAGCAAGTCAAGAACAAGCTATCGTCTGTTCTAACCATGTCCAAGGGGCTCCTGATCAGCAGTGCAGCGGCCAGCGCCGAGGGCAAATCGTCGATACTCTCACCATCCACAACCCGCCTGGGACTCTACCCGAACTTGTCTTCGGAGGCGGCCCTCCGCAAACCCAGCGCGGATTCACTCAGGAACGGTAGCCCTGTTGCTGAACGACAAGCCAGCCCATCTCGACCTGTTGCTAAACGTACTCGGGCTTCCACGGAACGtgagaaggaggacaagCGCCGAGAGAAGGAAGCCAAGTTCCAAGCCGAACAAATGGACAAGCTTGAGAAGGAGCGAGAAAAGGAGCGCGAGAAGGTCCGCGTCTTTAGCAAGGAACAGGAGAGGATTGCCATAATGGAAAAGCAACtcgccgccaagaaggagaacgaGCCTCCTGCCACTAAGACCACGCCCAAGGCCACCCGGTCCAGCCCTCGCAAGGCTAAGCCGTATGAGACGGAAGCAAAGGCCACTGATCATGATGTGGATATGGTCGACGCCCCTACCATGGTACCCCCTCCCTCAGCCTCGCGATCGGTTGGACCCGGCCAACCTCTTCGCAACAAGGAACTCCGGAGACCTATGAAGCCAGGAAAGGAAACACTTGCCAAGACGAAGCAGGCTCCCACTGTTATCCGAGTGAATACGGGTTCGCAGCATTCGCAGTTCCATCCCGCCAGCAGCTCCATGTCTGCGAGTTTCCAAGATCATGGTGCTTCGACAAACTCTCAACCTAAACAGCAACTGGCGAGCAAGGCGAGCAAGGCTTCGCTGCAAACAAAACCATCTGTCTCAGCCCTTAATGCTTCGGTAGGGTCAACTGGTCGTCCTCGAGCACTCGATCTGGcagcaaagaagaaggagcaggaTGATCGAGAGGCGCAGCGCCGGCGCGATGCGAAGGCTGAGATGGACAGGAAGAGAGCGGCTGCgaaagaggaaaagaagaagcaggagCAGCTTCAGCGACAAGCGGAAGAACAGCGTAAGCGTGAGCAGGCGGATGCAAAGAAGAACGCTCAGCGCCAGGCAGCTatcgagaaggccaagaagacgccAGCACCCCCTCCCGCTGTCCGAACACAGCCGAATGGTCCTCCTGACTATAGTATTGGACTGGACAAATCCAGCTCAGTCCAGCGAGGGGATGGCCCTCCTCGACCCCCATCTCGCATGAACTCGGGCATTCACAGGTCTCAAGAGGACATTGGGCGTCCTGTCAATGCGGTCTTGTCGACTGCTTCCAAGTCGAAGAGGCCccttggccaagatgccAACGAGGATGGACCAGCCAGACATGCTCCCTCCCGCGGCCCTCAATATCAGGCCAAGGATGCGAAGCGCCGCCGAACGAGCGATGAGTTTGCTGACGAGTTGGACTTTGATCACCCCCCCAACATCAAGGGACCACCTCTTCGCCCATCAAGCACCCTtaagaag GACATGCAGACGAAGAACATGATGAGTGGCTATGTCTCTCAGAATACTGTTCAAACCCTGTTCAAGACTGGTGTCGCGCAGcacccaggccaggccaaggGAGGCAACCCCTTGGATATGGCCCAAATTCACAAGGGGGCGATTCCGTTTGCCCCCAACCCCAACCCTGCAGGACCTTCGTACAAGACGCCTGCCCGTCTCGGTGGTGTCAATGGAGTCAAGTCGGTGGCCAAGTCTGCGCAACGATCATCGCCGCGATTCCAGAACCCTGAGGCTATCGAGCTTCCTGAAATTCAgactgatgatgaggacgaggatgatgatgatgggcatgCCCTCACAGCCGCAGCCTGGGCTGACTCTCCTGACCTCCGTCGAGCTCTAATGCGACAGGAGGTGATGGATCCATCACAAGTCTTTGGTTCGACGGCAGCTCTGAACATGGAGGAAGTCTTCAACCAGAGCAAGGAGAGATTCCACAAGTTCCGTGCTCGCACTTCTAGCGCCAACTGGAGCGGCCCTGACCGTCTTACCGAGGACGATATCCGAAAGGATCTGGCAGCTAGAGACAAGTTGAGACGAGAGGGTGGATGGTCGTACGAACTGAGCAGAGACATGATGTAA